The window CTCTCCCCATTCCGTATCACCCACCCAGCGGGTGTCGCGGCAGCAGTTCCGCGCACCCGTTTTTCTCCTTTTTTGTCTAAGACGGAGCTTCTCGTCAATGCTGTTACAGTTTGCCCTACCACTTGCCCGATTACCCGATGATTCCCTGCTCTCCTGTAACATGGTTGTGTGTTCATCGATGAGGCCAAGATCCGCATCCAGGCGGGCGGCGGTGGCAACGGTTGCGTTGCCTTTCGCCGCGAGAAATTTGTGCCCCGCGGGGGTCCCTCGGGTGGCGACGGCGGGCGCGGCGGCGACATCTTGATGGAATCGAGCGAGCGCCACAACACCCTGGTTCACTTCCGCTTCAATCCAGAATACAAGGCTGAGCGCGGACGCCACGGTGAGGGCTCGAAGCGCACCGGACGCGAAGGCGAGAGCATCGTTCTCAAAGTGCCCGTCGGTACGATCGTTTACGACGATGCGAACGGCGAACTGGTTCACGACTTTGCCCATCCGGACGAGCGCATCGTAGTGGCGCGTGGCGGACGCGGCGGACGCGGCAACGCGCAGTTTGCGACCTCCACGCATCAGGCGCCGCGCGAGTGCGAGCCCGGACGGCCGGGCGAAGAACGCGTCCTGAGGCTGGAGCTCAAGTTGCTCGCTGATGTGGGCCTGGTCGGCTATCCCAACGTTGGTAAATCGACACTAATCTCTCGCATTTCGGCCGCGCGTCCCAAAATCGCGGATTATCCGTTCACTACCCTCGAGCCGAATCTCGGCGTGGTGGCGGTAGGCGAAGAGCCGGAGATGATCAGCTTTGTCGTGGCCGACATCCCGGGGCTGATCGAAGGGGCACACGAGGGCGCAGGTTTGGGCACGCAGTTTCTGCGGCACATCGAGCGCACTCGGCTGCTGGTGCATCTTGTGGATGTTTCCGATTCCAGCGGGCGTCCCGATCCCATCAAAGACTTCGAAGTCATCATGAATGAACTGGAGAGCTTTGGCGCCGGCCTGGAACACAAGCCCATGATGGCGGTGGCGTCGAAGGTCGACATCGCCAACAAGGAGAAGGTGGCCAAGCTGAAACGCTTCTGCAAAAGCAAGAAGCATCCGTACGAGCTGTATCCGATCTCGGCGGTGACGGGCGAAGGCGTCGAAGAACTGAAGTGGGCGATGGCAGGGCGCGTAAAGGAACTGCGCGAGAGTGCGGCTGTAGAAGCTGGTAAAGCCGAAACGGAGGCGGCACTCCTTGGCCGCTCGAATCCAAGAGTGTCATCTTGAGCGAGGAAGGGGAATAACAAGCCCCGTCCGAGTCGAAAGACCTTGCGTTTTGCCCTCTTCGGGAAGGTACGAGCACACATCAGCCGTGCCCTTCACACTTCACTCGATCACAGTTCCTACTTGCCTAACGCGTCCACGACGCGGTCAAAGTCTTCCAGCGACTTGTATTCGATCAGGATCTTCCCCCGGCCGTTGTGATCGTGGATCTGCACCCGGCAACCGAGGGCGCGTTCGAGTTCCCGTTCCGCCTCGCGGACATTAGGATCGACGTGCCGTTCGCTGTTGGCCGCGTCTTTCTCCTTGGGCGGCGGAGGATTGAGCATCTGGACGACGACTTCTTCCGTGGTACGCACCGACAGGTCTTCCGCCAGAACTTTGCTGATTACGCGATCCTGCTCCTCGCCTGTAGGCAATCCGAGGATGACCTTGGCGTGGCCAACCGTGAGCCGACCTGTGCTGAGCGCCTCCTGAGCCGTCGAAGAAAGCCGCAGCAGGCGCAGGTAATTCGCCACTGAGGCGCGATCTTTCCCGGTGCGTTGCGCGATCTGCTCCTGGGTCATAGCGAATTGGCGGCTGAGGGTTTCAAACGCGCGCGCCTGCTGGATGGGGTTCAGGTCCTCGCGCTGCAGGTTCTCGACGATGGTGATCTCCATCGCTTCCTGCTCGGACATCTGCCGCACCACCGCAGGCACGGTTGTCCGGCCCGCGCCCTTCGAAGCCAGCACGCGGCGCTGTCCCGCCACCAACTGATATTTTCCCCCAGGGAGCGCGCGCAGGATCACCGGCTGCAGCACGCCGGAGACGCGGATGGATTCCGTCAATTCCGCCAGAGACTCCGGCGGGATGTGGGTGCGCGGTTGAAAAGGGTTCTCGGCGATATTGTCGACTGCGATCTCGTGGATGCTTTCTCCCGGCCCAGGCGCCAGGGCGGCGACCGCGGTTGCAGCAGCAGCGTCTCCGCGTGCTGCGGGAATCAGCGAACTCAGGCCCCGGCCCAGCACGCGCTTCCTGTCTTGGTTGATCACGGTCGCCAATCTCTACCTCCCTAAACCACCTCATAACCGCATTGCCACGAAGATGCAGAGATCCCTCGCTTCGCCCCGGATGACTCGCGAACCATTTGGGCGACACAATCCTGCCCCATCAGACTTATATCGCACTAAGATATATTCGCCTTACGATGCAACTTCCTGAGGCGCCGGCGTGGGTTCCTGCGCCGCAGACGCGACCGCCTCCGCCGCCTGCTGCTCCGCCATCACGCGCCCCATGATCTCCTTGGCCAGCCGGATGTAGGCCTCCGCCCCTTTGGACCGCACGTCATAGACTAGCGCCGGCTTGCCGTGGCTGGGCGCCTCCGCCAACCGGATATTGCGGGGAACCGAAGTAGTAAACACCTGGTCGCCGAAAAAGCTGCGTAGTTCCTCGGCCACCTGCTGCGCCAGGTTGGTGCGATCGTCGAACATGGTCAGAACCACGCCTTCGATCCGGATGCCGGGATTGAAGCTCAGCCGGATGCGCTCCACGGTGTCCAGCAACTGGCTCACTCCCTCCAGGGCGAAGTATTCCGCCTGCATCGGGATCAGCACGGAATCGGCGGCGACCAGCGCATTCAGGGTCAGCAGGTCCAGCGCCGGCGGGCAGTCCAGCACGATGAAGGGGAAGCGGCCGCGCAGCGGAGCGACCGCGTCGCGCAAACGAAATTCTCGATTCTCCTGCGCGACCAGTTCGACGTTAGCGCCGATCAGGTCCTTGCTGGAAGGAATCAGCCAAAGATGCTCGAGCTCGGTGGGCTGGATGATCTGCCCGGCGGGTGCGTCTCCCATGAGGAGCTGATAGATGTTGAGCCGCTCGGGATCTCTCCCGAAGCCAACTCCGCTGGAGCTGTTGGATTGTGGGTCGCAGTCTACGAGCAGGGTGGGAACCTCTCCTGCGGCGAAGGAAGCTGCGAGATTGATGGCGGTGGTAGTCTTGCCGACGCCGCCCTTCTGGTTAGCTACGGCGATGATACGTCCCATGTACTTCCGAGTCGCGGAGAGCTACGTGAGAGTAACCGAGGTTGAGTTGAGGAGCAATGATGAATTCTGTGCACTCTTGTGTAAGTTGTGCAAAAAGAGGCTGGGGAAACTGCAAGTGGGAAAGTTGGAAACAGCGGTCGACAGATCTCGCTATTCTCTGGATTATCCAACTCACGGAGTGCAATTTTGAGAGCTTGCAATATGCTTTGCCCGACGTGCTGCAGGAGGGCTACTGCTTGCTCATTGCTTTCGCTGTTCCACGTGGAACACGGGCGGGCCGTTTTGTAGGGTACAATCCGCGGCTGGGGAGGAGCATCGGATGGCGACTACTACCGCGTCGGAAAAGCTAAGCCAGGAATTGTCGCAGGGTCCTGCCGAATCGGTCTCTACCCGCCTGGTTTCGCTCGATGTCTTTCGCGGGTTGACGATCGCGGGCATGATCCTGGTCAACAATGCTGGGGACTGGGAGCACGTTTACTGGCCTCTGGAGCACGCCCCCTGGCACGGCTGGACACCCACTGATCTGGTCTTTCCCTTTTTCCTCTTTATTGTGGGCGTTTCCATGAGCCTCTCCTTCGCCGCGCGCCAGGCGAAGGGAGCAACGCAGTCCTCCCTGCTGGCACACTCAGTCAAGCGCAGCTTGCTCATCTTCGCCATCGGGCTGGCGCTGAATGCGGTGCCGGTCTTTTTTGTCCCCGGCCACCACTTGCGGATCTATGGAGTCTTGCAGCGGATCGCGATCGTGTATCTGGTTTCCAGCATGGTTGTGCTCTACCTGGGCCGCGCGGGACGGCTGATAACAATCCTCGCCTGCCTCTTCGGTTATTGGGCCGCGCTTATGCTGATTCCGGTGCCGGGATTTGGCGCGGGAAATCTCACCATGAACGGCAATCTGGTCGGCTTTATCGATCGCAAACTACTCTACGAACACCTATGGATCGAGCATCGCTTCGATCCCGAGGGTCTGCTAAGCAATATCCCAGCCGTGGCCACCTGCCTTGTGGGGGTCTTTGTAGGCGACCTATTGCGCGCGTCGTACAGCGCAATGATAAAACTTCGCTGGTTGATCATCGCCGGGGTGCTGGGATTGGTCCTCGGCAAGATCTGGGACCTGTCGTTTCCCATCAACAAGAACCTGTGGACCAGTTCTTATGTGATTTTCACCGCTGGATTCGCCATGGTGATGCTGGGTATTTGCTACTGGCTGGTGGATATCAAGCGCTGGAGAGGCTGGAGCAGGCCGTTTCAGTTCATGGGCATGAACCCCCTGGCGCTTTATGCGCTGTCAATGCTAGTGGCAGAATTTAGCTACATTGTCAGGGTGCGCTTTCAGGGCAGGATGATTCCGCTGAAGGTCTACATCTTTGACCAGTTCTACAGGCCCATCGCCTCGCCAGATGCTGCCTCAGCTTTGTACGGGCTTACGTATGTATTGACTTTCTTGATTCTGGGCTGGATTTTGTATCGGCAGAAGATTTTCATCAGAGTGTGATTTTAGGTTGAATTCTAGAGTTATGCTCCACTCTAGGGTATTTTTTGGTGACATTCTGACTAGCAGGCGAGGGTTCTCATGATCGTGGTAAGTGTTTTGGTCCACCTTACTATTTAGGTTCCAGACCTGCATTCTTTGTGGAAAAGCCCTTCTGACCCGTGACTCATTATTGCGGCGACAGGTGCCAATCTGGTAACTGAGAGCCGGAATTCTCCCACTTCGCCAAGGCTGGGGACTGCGGAAATGTGGTATTTGGACCACTTTTCCCTTCGAAGGCTGCCAGTTAGCACCTGTTTACTAGTTTGGTGCTTCCTCGCGTTTAATGGTCGGTGAGCCCAGCAGTAGGACGCTGTTCTTAGACTGCGGGACCGCGATCGGCTCTCGCCAACGTAGCTGGGGTAACGACCAGCTGACAAGATTGACCCCTGACGCTCCTACCAGCAAGGCCAGGACTCCCGGCTGATCTTGGTGACCCAGCAGGCGCACGGCGACCGGAAGGACTTCGTCGAAGCGCTCCACCGCCCGCATAGTGACCAGATCCGCTGAGCGGCCTGAATCTGCCGCCATCTCTTCGGCTCGGCCGGCAAAGACTTCGGCGCCCCTCAGGTCGAGGGCGCGGATGACCTCGCGTAAAAATATCGCCTTACGATATTGTGATTCGACCAGCGTCAACTGTACCTGGGGACGGTAAATCTTGATTGGCAACCCCGGGAAGCCGGCCCCCGAACCCACATCGATGCAGCGCAGCTCCCGGCCGGAAACAGTCACATGGCGCGCAAGAAACAAGGATTCGCCGAAATGCCGGGTGACGATCTCCTCCGGATCGCGCACCGACGTGAGATTGATCCTGGCATTCCAGCGCAGAAGCAGATCGATATAGGTGGAGATCTGCTCGAGCTGACGGTCAGTCAGCTGGTCCTCGCCGAGAAAAGGACAAAGCAGCTCGGCGATGCGGACCAGATCCATGAAGAAATGGTAATCGGGAAAATTGTAGTCGGGTGAACTCTACAGCAGCGGTTGAATGCAGCCTCAGCAAAAACCACCCTCAGGAGTTATCCCTAACTGCTACCCTTCGTCCACGTCCATGCGGTCATGTGCCAGCCATTCGCGCTCTTTTGCAACGTGATCGTCAGGGTCGAGCCGGTTTCCTTCATGGCCTTGCCATTCTGCTTGTAGCTATAGCTCGCCGGTACGACCACATAGGCGCGATCGCCCACGATGTCCAGGTGTTTCGGAGCGCCGAGCGTGACTACTCCCTCCGTGATGCCGTTCTTGTTGGCGTCGGCGTCGAAGTCGCTAGCCCACTTGGCACAGGCCCCGGCGCCCTTCCACTGGTAAGGCGCGAATTCGTCGATGATGTAGGTCTCTTCGGCGCACGCTCCCAGCGCTGAATGAACGTCGCCCTTGTTGAAACCGTCTACGAATTGGTGGATAGGGGCCATGACGGCAGCCTTCTCTCCGGAGGGGCTCTGGGCGGCGGACGTTGAGGCAGTTTTGCCGGCGGATTTTGCGGGTGCCTGTGCGGCAGCCGCGAGCTGAACTCCCACAACCAGAGCCAGCACAACGAGCAATCTGTACATCTTCTTCTCTCTTTCTAATTTGAGGAATTTGCGGAAGCAATGTAGCAGCAATGGGCATGAGTAGCCAGGGAAGTTGCATCCTGCTCCCTGCTCAGCGCTCGAGCAATACGATTTCGGGCTCTAATTTACCGTTCTCAACTCGAACCCGCGCCACAGATACCGGTAACCGGAAGCGTCGCGGACCGGCGGCGCCGGGGTTGAGGTAGAGAATGCCGTCGCGTACCTCATGTTTCGGGACATGGGAATGGCCGCTGATCACGGCGGCGAATCCGGCAGCTTTGGGATTGAGATCCAGGGCCTGAAGATTGTGAAGCACGTAAATGAGAAGCCCGGAAAACTCTGCGACAGTGGTTTCCGGCAGGGTCTCGGCCCAGTGCTGAGTATCGATGTTGCCGCGAATGGCTGTGACTGGAGCGACTGCCTCAAGCGCGGGAAGGATCTCGGGGCCGCCGATATCGCCGGCATGGATGATGTGCTCACATCCGCAGAGAGCATCGAGAGCCTCAGAACGCAGCAGACCGTGTGTGTCGGAGATCACGCCGAGAGTGGGCACGGGGAAATCGGGTAAATTGTAATCGGGTGGTTTGCGGAGCAGTTAGCAGTTAGCAATCAGAAATCGGCACTCAGCATTCAGATTGCAAATGCTTCACGAGGCGCTGCATCTCAAATTGGAAATCGGCTGTTCAGAATAAAGGAATGCGCGGTTCGGCTGGGGAGAAGGCGACATGGCACGGACCAAGACAAGCAGGAGGGCCAGGACGACGACGAAAGGCAAGCGGTGGATAGCAGGCGTGAAGACCGTCTCAACCTATCCTCCCGAGGGGCTGTTCACTAAAGACGCCAGCACCATCGCACGCACACTAGCCTCAAAGAAGGTTTCGCCCAAGGGACCAGGTTCGGGAATGCGCATGTTGACGTACTTCATCAACCGCGCCGGCAAAGGCCTGAGCGCCAGCCGCCGCGCTGAACTGGAGAAGGCGAAGGCGCTGCTTCACAAGTGGGTGGAGGTGGAGAGAAAGAAAGGAGGCATTTGAAGATCGGGTGATCGGAGATCGGGTGATCGGATAAAAGCAGTGAGCAGTCCGCAGTCAGCGATCAGCCGTAATCGTAGAATCTGCTTCTTCGTCCCGCAAACGCAAGGTCCTTCGACTCGGGACTCGTATGGCTCGTCCCTCACGCGGATGACCGGGCCGCGGTACGTGGCTGGCGATTAACAACCAGCCGGAACAAGGTCCATTACCATCGGCCCGATTACCCGATCTAGAACTCCTGAGTCCTCTCCAGCCATGCCGCAATCTCTATAATTCACAATCATCTCTTAGATGGGAGCACACCCATGGCGGCGCCAACCTCTCCGCCTACCGAAGCGGCTTTTGACTGGAACACCTATCTGGAAGACTTCAGACTTGCCGGGCACCAGGCAGTGGACTGGATCACCGACTACCTGAAAAATGCGCGCGAGTACCCAGTCCTGCCGGCGGTGAAACCCGGTGAGCTGGTGGATGCCTTGCCTAAGTCCGCGCCCGAGCAG of the Terriglobales bacterium genome contains:
- the obgE gene encoding GTPase ObgE produces the protein MFIDEAKIRIQAGGGGNGCVAFRREKFVPRGGPSGGDGGRGGDILMESSERHNTLVHFRFNPEYKAERGRHGEGSKRTGREGESIVLKVPVGTIVYDDANGELVHDFAHPDERIVVARGGRGGRGNAQFATSTHQAPRECEPGRPGEERVLRLELKLLADVGLVGYPNVGKSTLISRISAARPKIADYPFTTLEPNLGVVAVGEEPEMISFVVADIPGLIEGAHEGAGLGTQFLRHIERTRLLVHLVDVSDSSGRPDPIKDFEVIMNELESFGAGLEHKPMMAVASKVDIANKEKVAKLKRFCKSKKHPYELYPISAVTGEGVEELKWAMAGRVKELRESAAVEAGKAETEAALLGRSNPRVSS
- a CDS encoding ParB/RepB/Spo0J family partition protein; this translates as MINQDRKRVLGRGLSSLIPAARGDAAAATAVAALAPGPGESIHEIAVDNIAENPFQPRTHIPPESLAELTESIRVSGVLQPVILRALPGGKYQLVAGQRRVLASKGAGRTTVPAVVRQMSEQEAMEITIVENLQREDLNPIQQARAFETLSRQFAMTQEQIAQRTGKDRASVANYLRLLRLSSTAQEALSTGRLTVGHAKVILGLPTGEEQDRVISKVLAEDLSVRTTEEVVVQMLNPPPPKEKDAANSERHVDPNVREAERELERALGCRVQIHDHNGRGKILIEYKSLEDFDRVVDALGK
- a CDS encoding ParA family protein — its product is MGRIIAVANQKGGVGKTTTAINLAASFAAGEVPTLLVDCDPQSNSSSGVGFGRDPERLNIYQLLMGDAPAGQIIQPTELEHLWLIPSSKDLIGANVELVAQENREFRLRDAVAPLRGRFPFIVLDCPPALDLLTLNALVAADSVLIPMQAEYFALEGVSQLLDTVERIRLSFNPGIRIEGVVLTMFDDRTNLAQQVAEELRSFFGDQVFTTSVPRNIRLAEAPSHGKPALVYDVRSKGAEAYIRLAKEIMGRVMAEQQAAEAVASAAQEPTPAPQEVAS
- a CDS encoding DUF5009 domain-containing protein, translating into MATTTASEKLSQELSQGPAESVSTRLVSLDVFRGLTIAGMILVNNAGDWEHVYWPLEHAPWHGWTPTDLVFPFFLFIVGVSMSLSFAARQAKGATQSSLLAHSVKRSLLIFAIGLALNAVPVFFVPGHHLRIYGVLQRIAIVYLVSSMVVLYLGRAGRLITILACLFGYWAALMLIPVPGFGAGNLTMNGNLVGFIDRKLLYEHLWIEHRFDPEGLLSNIPAVATCLVGVFVGDLLRASYSAMIKLRWLIIAGVLGLVLGKIWDLSFPINKNLWTSSYVIFTAGFAMVMLGICYWLVDIKRWRGWSRPFQFMGMNPLALYALSMLVAEFSYIVRVRFQGRMIPLKVYIFDQFYRPIASPDAASALYGLTYVLTFLILGWILYRQKIFIRV
- the rsmG gene encoding 16S rRNA (guanine(527)-N(7))-methyltransferase RsmG, whose product is MDLVRIAELLCPFLGEDQLTDRQLEQISTYIDLLLRWNARINLTSVRDPEEIVTRHFGESLFLARHVTVSGRELRCIDVGSGAGFPGLPIKIYRPQVQLTLVESQYRKAIFLREVIRALDLRGAEVFAGRAEEMAADSGRSADLVTMRAVERFDEVLPVAVRLLGHQDQPGVLALLVGASGVNLVSWSLPQLRWREPIAVPQSKNSVLLLGSPTIKREEAPN
- a CDS encoding metallophosphoesterase family protein; its protein translation is MPTLGVISDTHGLLRSEALDALCGCEHIIHAGDIGGPEILPALEAVAPVTAIRGNIDTQHWAETLPETTVAEFSGLLIYVLHNLQALDLNPKAAGFAAVISGHSHVPKHEVRDGILYLNPGAAGPRRFRLPVSVARVRVENGKLEPEIVLLER
- a CDS encoding DUF3175 domain-containing protein; the encoded protein is MKTVSTYPPEGLFTKDASTIARTLASKKVSPKGPGSGMRMLTYFINRAGKGLSASRRAELEKAKALLHKWVEVERKKGGI